One genomic region from Hydrogenimonas thermophila encodes:
- the pheA gene encoding prephenate dehydratase: MNLDELRKQIDSIDDKLLELLNERIKIVQKVGELKHKTGGAIYRPEREKAIIKRLSEQNNGPMTEAAIEAIFLEIFAVARNFEQPQKVAYLGPEGSFTHQAAENRFGAMSEYIPLHSISAVFKAVHAKRAKFAVVPIENNTNGFVGETLDELAKTDLKIVAELYMPIHHSFVTKAQKLHNIKRIYSKDIAFNQCRNFLMEHELDAIEYIPVESTSKAAKLASQDPESAAICSHIAAKLYQVPVMFENIEDNHKNKTRFIILSDFENLQSGDDKTSILARLFDRPGSLYEFLQSFHDANVNLKKIESRPAPEEEGFDYWFYIDFEGHKDDPNIQKLFKKHESEIKYLGSYVKNG; this comes from the coding sequence ATGAACTTAGATGAATTACGCAAGCAGATCGATTCAATTGACGATAAACTGCTTGAACTTTTAAATGAACGTATAAAAATTGTTCAAAAAGTTGGTGAACTAAAACATAAAACAGGTGGAGCAATTTACAGACCTGAACGTGAAAAGGCAATTATCAAAAGATTGTCAGAACAGAATAATGGTCCAATGACTGAAGCGGCTATTGAAGCAATTTTTTTAGAAATTTTTGCAGTTGCAAGAAATTTTGAGCAACCGCAAAAGGTTGCCTATCTTGGACCTGAAGGTAGCTTTACCCATCAAGCGGCTGAAAATCGTTTTGGTGCAATGAGTGAGTATATTCCTCTGCATTCTATATCGGCAGTTTTTAAAGCAGTTCATGCCAAAAGAGCAAAGTTTGCTGTTGTTCCTATAGAAAATAATACAAATGGTTTTGTTGGTGAAACTTTGGATGAGTTGGCAAAGACAGATTTGAAAATTGTAGCTGAGCTATATATGCCAATTCACCACTCATTTGTTACAAAAGCACAGAAGCTTCATAATATAAAACGTATATATTCTAAAGATATAGCATTTAACCAGTGTCGAAATTTTTTAATGGAACACGAACTTGATGCAATAGAGTATATTCCTGTTGAATCAACATCAAAAGCGGCAAAATTGGCTTCTCAGGATCCTGAAAGTGCAGCTATATGTTCACATATTGCAGCTAAACTCTACCAAGTTCCTGTTATGTTTGAAAATATCGAAGATAATCATAAAAATAAAACCAGGTTTATAATATTAAGTGATTTTGAAAACCTTCAAAGTGGTGATGACAAAACATCTATACTTGCCAGACTCTTTGACAGACCAGGAAGTCTTTATGAATTTTTACAAAGTTTCCATGATGCCAATGTAAATTTAAAAAAGATTGAAAGCCGTCCAGCACCAGAAGAGGAAGGTTTTGACTACTGGTTTTACATAGATTTTGAAGGTCATAAAGATGATCCAAATATCCAAAAACTTTTTAAAAAACATGAGAGTGAAATCAAGTATTTGGGTAGTTATGTAAAAAATGGATAA
- a CDS encoding Uma2 family endonuclease, protein MAIDYMEYYTKDDYAKWEGDWELIYGAPYAMSPFALPHHQLINGKIFRQLDEQLDDCPVCQAFIETEVEFGEDTVVRPDSFVVCYPFVNRLDKAPDIIFEVVSKSSAKRDEHLKFSLYESEGVKYYILVYPDNRKAKVYKLHDGRYIKVGDFSNETYTFEIECKIDFDFSFIWR, encoded by the coding sequence ATGGCAATTGATTATATGGAGTATTACACAAAAGATGATTATGCTAAGTGGGAAGGTGATTGGGAGTTGATATATGGTGCCCCTTATGCAATGAGTCCATTTGCTTTGCCACATCATCAGCTTATAAATGGAAAAATTTTTAGACAATTGGATGAACAACTAGATGATTGTCCAGTATGTCAAGCATTTATAGAGACTGAAGTTGAATTTGGTGAAGATACAGTTGTTCGTCCAGATAGCTTTGTTGTCTGTTATCCATTTGTAAATAGGCTAGATAAAGCACCAGATATTATTTTTGAGGTAGTTTCAAAAAGTAGTGCAAAAAGAGATGAACATTTGAAATTCTCTCTTTATGAAAGTGAAGGAGTAAAATATTACATTTTGGTCTATCCAGATAATAGAAAAGCTAAAGTTTACAAACTACATGATGGGCGTTATATCAAAGTAGGTGATTTTAGTAATGAAACATACACTTTTGAGATTGAGTGTAAAATAGATTTTGATTTTAGTTTTATATGGAGATAA
- the lysA gene encoding diaminopimelate decarboxylase, whose protein sequence is MIDFNTLADKYGTPLYVYDFDHITQQYEKLKKAFAGRKSLISYAVKANSNLSLISHLASLGSGADCVSIGEVRRALMAGIPKYQIIFSGVGKRDDEIEEALKSDILLLNLESEAEMERVEEISKKLGKQARISIRVNPNIDPKTHPYISTGLHENKFGVDLETAKRMYIRANNSDYLDPIGIHFHIGSQLTELEPIKESAQIVADLVRSLKAIKIDIKFFDVGGGLGIVYDNETTIEPYDYAQAIFSTLYGLDVTIICEPGRFMVGNCGYFLTKVLYEKVNEGKRFIIVDGAMNDLLRPSLYNAYHKVEVVGKDSSDGSEADVVGPVCESGDFLAKKRVLPKTEHNDLIVVHSAGAYGFVMSGNYNTRPRPAEVALKDGKDTLIRVRETFEDLIKLEKMCL, encoded by the coding sequence TTGATCGATTTTAATACTTTAGCAGACAAATATGGTACACCACTTTATGTTTACGATTTTGACCATATTACACAGCAGTATGAGAAATTAAAAAAAGCGTTTGCTGGACGAAAATCATTGATAAGTTATGCAGTAAAAGCAAATTCAAATCTTTCTCTTATTTCACATCTTGCATCATTAGGTTCTGGAGCAGATTGTGTCTCTATTGGTGAAGTTAGACGTGCTTTGATGGCTGGAATTCCAAAATATCAAATTATTTTCAGTGGAGTTGGCAAACGGGATGATGAGATAGAAGAGGCTTTAAAGAGTGATATTCTCCTGCTGAATTTGGAGAGTGAAGCTGAGATGGAGCGTGTTGAAGAGATTTCAAAAAAACTTGGCAAACAGGCACGCATCAGTATTAGGGTAAATCCAAATATAGATCCAAAAACTCATCCATATATCTCTACAGGACTTCATGAGAATAAGTTTGGCGTTGATTTGGAAACGGCAAAGAGAATGTACATTAGAGCGAACAACTCAGACTATCTGGATCCTATAGGTATTCACTTTCATATTGGTTCTCAGTTAACTGAATTAGAACCTATAAAAGAGAGTGCACAGATTGTAGCAGACCTTGTTCGAAGTTTAAAAGCTATAAAAATAGATATTAAGTTTTTTGATGTAGGCGGTGGTCTTGGAATTGTTTATGATAATGAAACAACTATAGAGCCTTATGACTATGCACAGGCTATATTTTCTACACTGTATGGACTTGATGTAACAATTATTTGTGAACCAGGGCGTTTTATGGTAGGAAATTGTGGATACTTCTTGACAAAAGTACTTTATGAGAAGGTTAATGAAGGGAAACGTTTTATAATTGTAGATGGCGCAATGAACGACCTTCTAAGACCAAGCCTCTATAATGCATATCATAAAGTCGAAGTTGTAGGAAAAGATAGTAGTGACGGTAGTGAAGCTGATGTAGTAGGACCAGTATGTGAGAGTGGAGACTTTTTGGCTAAAAAAAGAGTTTTGCCTAAAACAGAGCATAATGATTTAATTGTAGTACATAGTGCCGGTGCATACGGATTTGTTATGTCGGGTAATTACAATACTCGTCCACGACCTGCAGAGGTAGCTTTAAAAGATGGTAAAGACACTCTTATAAGAGTGCGTGAAACATTCGAAGATTTGATTAAATTGGAGAAAATGTGTCTGTAG
- a CDS encoding 50S ribosomal protein L25/general stress protein Ctc, whose translation MLEGIVRESIGKSDAKKLRRDGYLIANIYGKGLENIHAAFKMGEFIRTVRNKEKLAFPVKVGDKEMEVVIQEYQLHPVTDQILHVDLMVAQPGVVTHYMVPVKTVGTPKGLKNKGVLAISKRRIKVKGTIENIPQSFVLDVADLDVGDAILVRDIPESDKYKIMVAGRVPVVGVIKAK comes from the coding sequence ATGTTGGAAGGAATCGTTAGAGAGAGTATCGGCAAAAGCGATGCAAAAAAACTTCGCCGAGATGGTTATCTAATCGCCAACATCTATGGAAAAGGGCTTGAAAACATTCATGCTGCATTCAAGATGGGTGAATTTATCCGTACTGTGCGAAACAAAGAGAAACTTGCATTCCCTGTAAAAGTGGGTGATAAAGAGATGGAAGTTGTTATTCAAGAGTATCAACTTCACCCAGTAACAGATCAAATTCTTCACGTAGATTTAATGGTTGCACAGCCAGGTGTAGTTACACACTATATGGTACCTGTTAAGACTGTTGGAACTCCTAAAGGTCTTAAAAACAAGGGTGTTTTGGCAATTTCAAAACGACGTATCAAAGTTAAAGGGACAATTGAAAATATTCCACAAAGCTTTGTTCTTGATGTAGCTGATCTTGATGTCGGTGATGCAATCTTGGTTCGTGATATCCCTGAATCTGATAAATACAAAATCATGGTTGCAGGTCGTGTACCTGTAGTTGGGGTTATTAAAGCGAAGTAA
- the pth gene encoding aminoacyl-tRNA hydrolase, whose translation MWLIVGLGNPGKEYEYTRHNIGFLTVDHLIDQTEARSLSSSSFHGELFKSANLLFLKPTTFMNRSGISVQAVKQFYKIELDNIIVIHDDLDLPFGALRFKQGGGSGGHNGLKSIDEMIGRDYMRVRMGIGKPAYKSQVADYVLSSFSKEEQQNLSQWIESAANATLELTKQPLGIVSSKYTIRAKN comes from the coding sequence ATGTGGCTTATCGTAGGCTTGGGTAATCCTGGCAAAGAGTACGAATATACACGCCACAATATAGGGTTTCTGACGGTCGATCATTTGATCGATCAAACAGAAGCCCGTTCTCTTTCCTCTTCATCATTTCATGGTGAACTTTTTAAATCAGCAAATCTTCTTTTTTTAAAACCTACAACCTTTATGAACCGCTCAGGTATATCTGTACAAGCTGTAAAACAGTTTTATAAGATAGAGTTAGATAATATTATTGTTATACATGATGACCTAGATTTACCGTTTGGTGCTTTGCGCTTTAAGCAAGGCGGTGGAAGTGGTGGTCATAATGGTTTAAAGTCAATAGATGAAATGATTGGTAGAGATTATATGAGAGTTCGTATGGGTATTGGTAAACCAGCATATAAATCACAAGTTGCTGATTATGTTTTAAGTTCATTTAGCAAAGAGGAACAGCAAAATCTATCACAATGGATTGAAAGTGCTGCTAATGCGACGCTAGAATTAACTAAACAGCCATTGGGCATTGTCTCTTCCAAGTATACAATCAGAGCTAAGAATTAA
- a CDS encoding LptF/LptG family permease, whose protein sequence is MRMFRYISWLYLRYFLIIATALTSLFAGLDYMQNAPQLNGFNIKVLYLFYKSMYALNLLFPIALVFAMIVTKMALIRSNALVSFYALGYSKKAILAPFFITAFVLTLFYVFMHFTPFVNAESDAKSLLNRKSESSTKDIFVKYNESFVYIGTLLPLTKKANTIRIYRLKNGNLSQIIYGETATFDGKRWRVENAKIVNKPNPKALNGEGITTSYEPVIYTLEGFKPQVLSSVMEGKHYFTIQDAWGAWSVMNLQSLETSKIRSVMYYMVVAPFFAPFLVVLFFLFIPPHARSSNLFWTSFTLSGLTLMVWGTIYLLYRISLSGVIYPELGIIPVVSALTILAFWAFVKRTDII, encoded by the coding sequence ATGCGAATGTTTAGATATATATCCTGGCTTTATTTACGCTATTTTTTAATTATTGCGACAGCTCTTACCTCTCTTTTTGCCGGCTTGGATTATATGCAAAATGCTCCTCAACTAAATGGTTTTAATATTAAAGTACTTTATCTTTTTTATAAGAGCATGTATGCACTGAATCTACTTTTTCCAATTGCACTGGTCTTTGCAATGATTGTTACAAAAATGGCTCTTATTCGCTCTAATGCATTAGTAAGTTTTTATGCTCTTGGTTACTCTAAAAAGGCAATACTTGCGCCATTTTTTATTACAGCTTTTGTCTTGACACTTTTTTATGTTTTTATGCATTTTACCCCATTTGTAAATGCTGAAAGCGATGCAAAAAGTCTGTTAAACCGTAAATCAGAGAGTTCAACCAAAGATATTTTTGTAAAGTATAATGAAAGTTTTGTATATATAGGAACTCTTTTGCCTTTAACAAAAAAGGCTAATACAATTAGAATTTATCGGTTGAAAAATGGAAATTTAAGTCAAATTATTTATGGAGAAACAGCAACTTTTGATGGTAAAAGGTGGAGAGTTGAAAATGCAAAAATAGTCAATAAACCAAATCCAAAAGCTTTAAATGGAGAAGGAATTACAACGTCATATGAGCCAGTTATTTATACATTAGAAGGATTTAAACCACAAGTTCTCTCGTCTGTAATGGAGGGAAAACACTATTTTACTATTCAAGATGCATGGGGTGCCTGGTCAGTTATGAATCTTCAATCGCTTGAAACATCAAAAATTCGTTCAGTTATGTACTATATGGTAGTTGCTCCATTTTTTGCACCATTTCTGGTTGTTCTATTTTTTCTTTTTATTCCGCCGCATGCTCGCAGTTCAAATCTTTTTTGGACATCTTTTACTCTTAGCGGTTTGACACTAATGGTTTGGGGGACAATATATCTGCTTTATCGTATAAGTTTAAGTGGTGTTATCTATCCTGAACTTGGAATAATACCAGTAGTATCTGCTTTAACAATTTTAGCTTTTTGGGCATTTGTTAAGAGAACAGATATTATTTAA
- a CDS encoding HAD-IIA family hydrolase, translating to MSVAREVKGYMIDVQGTLIDDKQKRPIAGSIETIYKLQKQKTPFVLVTNNTKQDSEKFKTYLHELGYIFDDTQYLDPLMVLDTILPPTSVAAYGTPEFLTLLKERGYRFDFESPKAVLVSIKADFTNDEYAQMIELILGGAKLVGMHETSIYAKNGRRYPGVGAILKMISFATGCEYQVVGKPSVSFYTQALEKLRTQDKSISFETVEMISDDLKGDLSGAKALGMKTSLVLSGKISSIEEVKSIVKNSADIVAKTIGDVLNIGSGDWHELR from the coding sequence GTGTCTGTAGCAAGAGAAGTTAAGGGCTATATGATTGATGTACAGGGTACATTGATTGATGATAAACAAAAACGCCCAATTGCTGGCAGCATAGAAACAATCTATAAGCTGCAAAAGCAAAAAACTCCTTTTGTTCTTGTAACAAATAATACAAAACAAGATAGTGAAAAGTTCAAAACATACCTTCACGAGCTGGGGTATATTTTTGACGATACGCAGTATTTGGATCCTCTTATGGTTCTTGATACAATTTTGCCGCCTACATCTGTTGCGGCATATGGAACTCCAGAATTTCTAACGCTACTTAAAGAGCGTGGATATAGATTTGATTTTGAAAGTCCTAAAGCTGTTTTAGTCTCTATAAAAGCAGATTTTACAAATGATGAATATGCTCAAATGATTGAGTTGATCCTTGGTGGAGCAAAACTTGTCGGTATGCACGAAACATCCATTTATGCTAAAAATGGACGTAGGTATCCGGGAGTTGGTGCTATTTTAAAGATGATCTCATTTGCAACTGGTTGTGAGTATCAAGTTGTAGGAAAACCAAGTGTATCTTTTTATACTCAAGCTTTAGAAAAACTTCGCACTCAAGACAAGAGTATATCGTTTGAAACAGTTGAAATGATAAGTGATGACTTGAAAGGAGATCTTAGCGGTGCAAAAGCTCTTGGTATGAAAACCTCTCTTGTTCTCAGTGGCAAAATTTCTTCTATTGAAGAGGTAAAATCTATTGTAAAAAATAGTGCAGACATAGTTGCAAAGACAATAGGGGATGTGTTAAATATAGGCTCAGGAGATTGGCATGAACTTAGATGA
- the aat gene encoding leucyl/phenylalanyl-tRNA--protein transferase, with translation MSSEPAIPRLGFDYIFPNPRYAMKEGLLAYGGDLNPDRILVAYRRGIFPWYNEGDPILWWSPDPRLLLYPNDFKIHRSLRKKLRQKRFTVKLDRNFEAVMQHCAEVPRHGQEGTWILPEVVEAYSLLHARGFAHSVEVYDEDDKLVGGLYGISTGRAFFGESMFALKPDASKIALAHMVELAKQWSFYFIDCQIPSEHLIRLGAVRVERDRFLDELEVSQQYLGMPGNWQEHEALLKELEW, from the coding sequence GTGTCTAGTGAACCAGCAATTCCAAGATTGGGGTTTGATTATATCTTCCCCAATCCCCGCTATGCTATGAAAGAAGGATTACTGGCTTACGGAGGTGATCTTAATCCTGATCGTATTTTAGTAGCTTACCGAAGAGGAATTTTTCCTTGGTATAATGAAGGTGATCCAATTCTTTGGTGGTCACCTGATCCAAGACTTCTTTTATACCCTAATGATTTTAAAATTCATCGATCCCTTCGAAAAAAACTTAGACAAAAACGCTTTACGGTAAAATTAGATCGAAATTTTGAAGCAGTAATGCAACATTGTGCAGAAGTTCCTAGGCATGGTCAAGAAGGTACTTGGATTTTACCTGAAGTAGTTGAAGCTTACTCTTTATTGCATGCACGTGGATTTGCTCACTCTGTAGAAGTTTATGATGAAGATGACAAATTAGTAGGTGGACTATATGGTATTAGTACAGGAAGAGCATTTTTTGGCGAATCTATGTTTGCTTTGAAGCCTGATGCATCCAAAATTGCACTAGCCCATATGGTAGAGCTTGCAAAGCAGTGGTCATTTTATTTTATCGATTGTCAAATTCCTTCAGAACATTTGATCAGACTTGGTGCTGTAAGAGTAGAGCGTGACAGATTTTTAGATGAGCTTGAAGTTTCACAGCAGTACCTTGGTATGCCTGGAAATTGGCAAGAACATGAGGCTTTGCTAAAAGAGTTAGAGTGGTAA
- the hisC gene encoding histidinol-phosphate transaminase: MKFNPVIEHLKTYEPGKPIELVVREFGIDPKDIVKLASNENPKGCSPKAAKVVADAASLMYRYPDDSMMELKAALCQRFGISEKEIIIGAGSDQIIEFLCHAKLYGGAKILQSEVTFAMYQIYAAACGASVIKAPGLAHDLDAMYKLYKEHEPEIIFICAPNNPTGDCLDLKDIENFIEKIDENTLVVVDGAYQEYASYKDPNKAINPADLINKFSNTIYLGTFSKAYGLGGMRVGYGIASEHIIKSLYKLRPPFNVTTLSLIAAVESLKDSEFVEESIKECFEQMNSYIEFAQKFGIKVIESYTNFITYILDGINDSTFIADALLRQGIIVRNLKGYGLNAIRITIGKENENQRFFNAMQELLKTGK; this comes from the coding sequence ATGAAATTTAATCCTGTAATAGAGCATCTTAAAACTTATGAACCGGGTAAACCTATTGAGTTGGTTGTACGTGAATTTGGGATTGACCCAAAAGATATTGTAAAGCTTGCTTCTAATGAAAACCCAAAAGGCTGTAGTCCAAAAGCTGCTAAAGTTGTTGCAGATGCTGCTTCTTTGATGTACCGCTATCCCGATGACAGTATGATGGAGCTGAAAGCTGCACTTTGTCAGAGGTTTGGAATTAGTGAAAAAGAGATCATAATTGGAGCTGGAAGTGATCAAATTATTGAGTTTTTATGTCATGCAAAACTCTACGGCGGAGCAAAAATATTGCAAAGTGAAGTAACATTTGCAATGTATCAGATTTATGCAGCAGCCTGTGGTGCTTCTGTCATAAAAGCTCCAGGTCTTGCACACGATTTGGATGCAATGTATAAACTTTACAAAGAACATGAACCTGAAATTATATTTATCTGTGCTCCAAACAATCCTACAGGTGATTGTTTGGACTTGAAAGATATTGAAAATTTTATTGAAAAAATCGATGAAAATACATTAGTAGTTGTAGATGGTGCATACCAAGAGTATGCTTCATATAAAGATCCTAACAAAGCTATTAATCCGGCAGATTTAATAAACAAATTTTCAAATACTATCTATCTTGGTACATTTTCTAAAGCTTATGGATTAGGTGGTATGAGAGTAGGTTATGGCATTGCCTCTGAACATATTATAAAATCTCTATATAAATTAAGACCGCCATTTAATGTTACAACACTCTCTTTGATTGCTGCTGTAGAGAGTTTAAAAGATAGTGAGTTTGTTGAAGAGAGCATTAAAGAGTGTTTTGAGCAAATGAATTCTTATATTGAGTTTGCACAAAAATTTGGGATAAAAGTAATTGAGAGTTATACTAATTTTATTACATATATTTTAGATGGCATAAATGATTCAACATTTATAGCAGATGCTCTTCTTCGTCAAGGAATAATAGTGCGCAACTTAAAAGGTTATGGTCTTAATGCCATTAGAATCACAATAGGTAAAGAGAATGAAAACCAGAGATTTTTTAATGCAATGCAAGAATTACTAAAAACAGGAAAGTAG
- a CDS encoding transaldolase, producing MVNEQLGFSLWLDFIERDFLQKEFKRLIEEGVINGATSNPAIFASSIATSTAYTTQLNELKNHSAKAKYEALAKTDIKLAAEALKPLYDAGKDGFVSIEVDPFLCNDTDGTVEEGLRLYQEIGMENVMIKVPATEAGYAAMKELMSKGIHVNATLIFSPQQALKCLDAMTEGLKIWRETGNNKDVQGVLSVFVSRFDRMLDKQLEEKGVQPGLVGIMNAAKVYNLVEKRGEKAIRTLFASTGVKGDIYAADYYIKGLMASHSVNTAPLTTIEAFIKSPDHTPKLPIEADKIDEFFEKVASTGIDMDAVYEKLLSDGLKAFEEAFSGLLSHLE from the coding sequence ATGGTAAATGAACAGTTAGGTTTTTCACTTTGGCTTGATTTTATTGAAAGAGATTTTTTACAAAAAGAGTTTAAACGGTTAATTGAAGAGGGTGTTATAAACGGTGCTACAAGTAATCCAGCTATTTTTGCTTCATCAATTGCAACATCTACTGCTTATACTACACAGTTAAATGAGCTTAAAAACCATTCAGCTAAAGCAAAGTATGAAGCATTGGCAAAAACAGATATAAAGTTGGCTGCCGAGGCTCTGAAACCTCTCTATGATGCAGGTAAAGATGGGTTTGTAAGCATTGAAGTTGATCCATTTTTGTGTAATGATACTGACGGAACAGTAGAAGAGGGACTTAGACTTTACCAAGAGATTGGAATGGAAAATGTTATGATTAAAGTCCCGGCAACTGAAGCTGGATATGCTGCTATGAAAGAGTTAATGAGTAAGGGAATCCATGTAAATGCAACTCTCATTTTTTCACCACAGCAGGCACTTAAATGTTTAGATGCTATGACAGAAGGTTTAAAAATCTGGCGTGAAACCGGAAATAACAAAGATGTTCAAGGCGTTTTAAGCGTTTTTGTAAGCCGTTTTGATCGTATGCTAGATAAGCAGCTTGAAGAAAAAGGTGTCCAGCCTGGTCTTGTAGGTATTATGAATGCAGCTAAAGTTTATAATTTAGTTGAAAAAAGAGGCGAAAAGGCTATTCGTACACTCTTTGCCAGTACTGGGGTAAAAGGTGATATATATGCGGCTGATTATTATATAAAAGGTTTGATGGCAAGTCATAGTGTTAATACTGCTCCTTTGACAACTATAGAGGCTTTTATAAAGAGCCCTGATCATACTCCTAAATTACCAATAGAAGCTGATAAAATAGATGAGTTTTTTGAAAAAGTTGCATCTACTGGAATTGATATGGACGCTGTTTATGAAAAGCTTTTAAGTGATGGATTGAAAGCTTTTGAAGAGGCATTTTCAGGGCTATTAAGCCATTTAGAGTAG
- a CDS encoding type IV pilus twitching motility protein PilT: MSIEGGGSQATNATVKLRKYMKALVAHGGSDLHIKANSQVRARINGDIVTVSKEKLTKEEALAMAKEILGERFDEFVEKKEIDFLFMFDKDTHFRGNMFFQMEGVSAVFRVIPAKILSLDELKLPKALHKLTTLSRGLVLVTGVTGSGKSTTLAALIDEINRNQKKHIITIEDPIEFVHKDRSCLINQRSIGQDTLSFANALRSALREDPDIILVGEMRDTETIDTALHAAETGHLVFSTLHTLDAKETINRIVSVFPSEEQNRIRMTLASVLEGVLSQRLIKTVDGKRAAALEILFKTSFIEQLILEGRDLEIKDALDEGSQIYGTQSFDTALLNLYKEGRISLEEALGNASSPNDLKLRIEGLGGEIDSKQTAEDKTSDFENDDDIFALKED; the protein is encoded by the coding sequence ATGTCCATAGAGGGTGGTGGCTCTCAAGCTACAAATGCAACAGTAAAACTACGTAAATATATGAAAGCATTGGTTGCTCATGGTGGAAGTGACCTGCATATAAAAGCAAATTCACAAGTTCGTGCACGTATTAATGGAGATATTGTCACTGTAAGCAAAGAGAAACTTACAAAAGAAGAAGCGCTTGCAATGGCAAAAGAGATTTTAGGTGAACGTTTTGATGAGTTTGTAGAGAAAAAAGAGATAGATTTTCTTTTTATGTTTGATAAAGATACCCACTTTAGAGGTAATATGTTTTTTCAGATGGAGGGAGTTTCAGCTGTTTTTAGGGTAATACCTGCAAAAATTCTCTCCTTAGATGAGCTTAAACTACCTAAAGCTTTGCATAAGTTGACAACACTCTCTCGCGGTCTTGTTTTAGTTACAGGTGTGACTGGTTCAGGTAAATCTACAACATTAGCTGCACTTATTGATGAAATAAATAGAAATCAAAAAAAACATATTATTACAATTGAAGATCCGATTGAGTTTGTACATAAAGATAGATCTTGCTTGATTAATCAGCGTAGTATTGGTCAAGATACACTAAGCTTTGCCAATGCTTTGCGCTCTGCTCTTCGTGAAGACCCTGATATTATTTTGGTTGGAGAGATGAGAGATACTGAAACAATAGATACTGCACTTCATGCTGCTGAAACAGGTCACCTTGTCTTTTCAACTCTTCACACATTGGATGCAAAAGAGACAATTAACAGAATTGTAAGTGTCTTTCCTTCTGAAGAGCAAAATCGCATTAGAATGACACTGGCTTCTGTTTTAGAGGGTGTACTTTCTCAACGTTTGATCAAGACTGTAGATGGGAAAAGGGCAGCTGCTCTTGAAATTCTTTTTAAGACCTCTTTTATAGAGCAACTTATTTTAGAAGGTCGTGATCTTGAAATAAAAGACGCTTTAGATGAAGGTTCACAAATTTATGGAACACAAAGTTTTGATACAGCTCTTTTAAATCTATATAAAGAGGGAAGAATCTCACTTGAAGAGGCTTTAGGAAATGCATCAAGTCCAAATGATTTAAAACTTCGTATTGAAGGGCTTGGTGGAGAAATTGACAGTAAGCAGACAGCAGAAGATAAAACGTCTGATTTTGAAAACGATGATGATATATTTGCATTAAAAGAAGATTAA